From a region of the Acomys russatus chromosome 4, mAcoRus1.1, whole genome shotgun sequence genome:
- the LOC127188083 gene encoding NADH dehydrogenase [ubiquinone] 1 alpha subcomplex subunit 5-like, with the protein MAGLLKKTAGLVGLAVCNTPHKRLTIVYTEIPDILKHFPKHAAYRKSTEQITSEKLYMVKAEPVVKKVEESLRGGEVEGVILQAENELNLARKMLQWQPREPLVEEPPADQWKWPI; encoded by the coding sequence ATGGCAGGTTTGCTGAAGAAGACTGCTGGCCTGGTGGGATTGGCTGTGTGCAACACTCCACACAAGAGGCTAACAATAGTGTATACGGAGATTCCTGATATTCTGAAGCACTTCCCTAAACATGCTGCCTATAGGAAGTCCACAGAACAGATCACCAGTGAGAAGCTGTACATGGTCAAAGCAGAGCCAGTTGTTAAAAAAGTGGAAGAATCACTTCGGGGTGGTGAAGTGGAAGGGGTGATTCTTCAGGCTGAAAACGAACTAAATCTGGCAAGAAAAATGCTGCAGTGGCAGCCACGGGAGCCACTGGTGGAAGAGCCTCCTGCTGACCAATGGAAGTGGCCAATATGA